Proteins encoded within one genomic window of Aerococcus viridans:
- the rfbA gene encoding glucose-1-phosphate thymidylyltransferase RfbA, whose product MKGIILAGGSGTRLYPLTMVTSKQLLPVYDKPMIYYPLSVFMLAGIKDILIISTPQDLPNFERLLGDGSQFGISLEYAEQPSPDGLAQAFIIGEDFIGDDNVALILGDNIYYGNGFTPILKEAAENAKNGKATIFGYYVHDPERFGIVEFDDNGRVLSVEEKPKNPKSNYCITGLYFYDNRVVDLAKKVKPSHRGELEITDLNRMYLEDETLNVKLLGRGFAWLDTGTMDSLIEAAEFVQMIEKRQSIKISALEEIAYHNGWIDRETLLSSAEKYGKSPYGEHLKKVAEGKIHY is encoded by the coding sequence ATGAAAGGAATTATTTTAGCTGGAGGATCAGGTACAAGATTATATCCATTAACAATGGTAACAAGCAAGCAATTATTGCCAGTATATGACAAACCAATGATATATTACCCACTATCAGTGTTCATGTTGGCTGGTATCAAAGATATCCTTATTATTTCAACACCACAAGATTTGCCTAATTTTGAAAGACTATTAGGTGATGGGAGTCAATTTGGAATTAGTCTTGAATATGCTGAACAGCCATCACCGGATGGATTAGCGCAAGCTTTTATTATTGGTGAAGACTTTATAGGAGACGATAATGTAGCACTGATATTGGGAGACAACATTTATTATGGAAATGGGTTTACTCCTATACTAAAAGAAGCAGCTGAAAATGCAAAGAATGGTAAAGCTACAATATTTGGATATTATGTTCATGATCCAGAACGCTTTGGAATTGTGGAATTTGATGATAATGGAAGGGTTCTCTCAGTTGAAGAAAAACCTAAGAATCCAAAATCTAACTACTGTATCACAGGTCTTTATTTCTATGATAATAGAGTTGTAGACTTAGCGAAGAAAGTTAAGCCTTCACATAGGGGAGAACTTGAAATTACCGACTTAAATAGAATGTACTTAGAAGACGAAACTCTTAATGTGAAGCTTTTAGGACGTGGATTTGCTTGGTTAGATACAGGAACTATGGATAGTTTGATTGAAGCTGCAGAATTTGTGCAAATGATTGAAAAGCGACAAAGTATCAAAATTTCAGCGCTTGAAGAAATTGCGTATCATAATGGGTGGATTGATAGAGAAACTCTTTTATCGTCTGCAGAGAAATATGGTAAATCACCTTATGGAGAACATTTGAAGAAAGTTGCTGAAGGCAAAATTCATTATTAG
- a CDS encoding glycosyltransferase family 2 protein, giving the protein MNLSVALATYNGELYLKEQIESIIGQLEEDDELIISDDGSTDSTIEIISTYLNDKRVKLYSNNEKGVIKNFENAIRKTKNNIIVLSDQDDVWLPNKAKTIKDVFSRNNTKLLVSAAKYVDSDLNEINSMNSIHPTWRKGIVKNIIKNTYIGCCMAFNREVLDIILPFPENIPMHDVWIGILVELNKSEVTYIDEPLILYRRHNNTATTNKRNNLKRIISWRFALFTNLVKRSMKFKGGRIK; this is encoded by the coding sequence ATGAATTTATCTGTAGCATTAGCAACCTATAATGGAGAACTATACTTAAAAGAGCAAATTGAAAGTATCATAGGACAATTAGAAGAAGATGATGAACTTATAATAAGTGATGATGGCTCTACAGATAGCACTATCGAAATTATTAGCACCTACTTAAATGACAAAAGAGTAAAGTTGTATAGTAATAATGAAAAAGGTGTAATTAAGAATTTTGAGAACGCAATAAGAAAAACAAAAAATAATATTATAGTGTTATCTGACCAAGATGATGTTTGGTTGCCTAATAAAGCAAAGACTATTAAAGATGTTTTTAGTAGAAATAACACAAAATTATTGGTATCGGCTGCGAAATATGTAGATTCGGATCTAAACGAAATTAATAGTATGAATTCAATTCATCCAACATGGAGAAAGGGAATAGTTAAAAATATCATTAAGAATACTTATATAGGTTGTTGTATGGCTTTTAATAGAGAGGTGCTAGATATCATATTGCCATTTCCAGAAAATATTCCTATGCATGATGTTTGGATTGGTATATTAGTAGAGTTAAACAAATCTGAAGTAACATATATTGATGAGCCATTGATTTTGTACCGAAGACACAATAATACTGCGACTACAAATAAGAGGAATAATTTAAAAAGAATTATAAGTTGGCGATTTGCACTTTTTACAAATTTAGTCAAAAGATCAATGAAATTTAAAGGGGGGAGGATAAAATGA